CAAGAACCTTGCTCTGACCGACGGAAGACCTCTTTCAATCGGATTACTGGGAAATGCATCGGAAGTTTATTCTGATCTCATGAAAAGGAAAATCGTTCCTGATATCGTGACAGATCAGACAGCTGCCCATGACTTGGAGCAGGGATACATTCCTTCCGGCATGTCCATAGGCGATGCAGATATTCTCAGGAAAGAGAATTATGAGGAATACAAGCGTGCCGTGTACACAAGCATAGTTGTTGAGACCGACGCCATGCTCTGGTTCAAGAAGAACGGCGCAATTGTATTCGATTACGGCAACAACATAAGGACGAGGGCAATGGAAGGCGGACTCCAGAATGCGTTTGAGATTGCGGGATATGTGCCTGCATACATAAGGGATCTCTTCGCAGTAGGTTCCGGGCCGTTTAGGTGGGTTGCGCTTTCCGGGGACGAAAAGGACATAAAGGCCATTGACAGCGCGATATTGAGTGAATTCGAGGATGAGCATCTTGCAACATGGATCAGACTCGCCGGCGAGAGAATCCATTTCCAGGGTCTGCCTGCAAGGATATGTTACATGAAATACGGAGACAGGGAGAAGATGGGACTGCTGATAAACAGCCTTGTGCGTGACGGAACTGTTTCAGCCCCTGTTGCGATAGGGAGAGATCATCACGACACCGGATCGGTTGCTTCGCCATTCAGGGAGACTGAAAAGATGATGGACGGAAGCGATGCAATTGCCGACTGGCCGATACTGAACGCCCTGCTTAATGCCATTTCGGGGGCAACTTGGGTATCAGTGCACCATGGCGGCGGGACGGGAATCGGCAACTCCATACATGCGGGCCTTGTCGTCGTTGCCGACGGGACCGAGGAACAGGGGAGAAGGATATCCAGGGTCCTCAATGCAGATCCCGGCCTCGGGCTTATCAGGCATGCAGATGCAGGATACCAGAATTCGAAGGACATCATAAACCGTGGGGTGAAGTTCAGATATACCGGAGGGCAGTGATGCCAGCTCATACAGAGGTAAGGGAGGCGGTTCCAGCCGACACGCATTCCATCAGGAAAATGCTCGAGGCCGACGATCCGGAGGACTATGTACCCGATGTCATAGAAAAGTGGATTGAAAACAGAGAGGTCTTTGTTGCCGTCAGATCGGGATCGGTGGCCGGCATGGCACATTATGAAAGAATGCCCGACGGAACAATCTGGCTCAGCGGCCTGAGGGTTGCAGGCAGTCTGAGAAGAACAGGAGTGGGAAGAGCGCTTTCAAGGAAGATGACATCCATTCCCGGTTCGGAGGTTTTCAGGCTGATGATCAGCAGTACCAATAAACCGTCGGTGCAGCTCTCCGTACAGGAAGGGTTCAAATGCAGATGCACCGTTTCAGTGTGGCGGCAGGAGAGTGAGGCGGCTGAACCCGGGTTGAAGGAAGCCGCTGTTCAAACTGCAGAAATGGATTACCTGAAAAATTTCGACGGGCTGCTGCCCACCGCATGGTTCGCCTTTGTTCCGGACGGCACCATATCCTCCACGCTGAAAAAATTCGGTCTGCGCTATGTCAGAGACAGGCATGGCAACACGTTTCTGATGAACACGCATGAAAAGTCGCTGACGCCGCTGCACGCAGACAAAGATGCGTTCAATTCGATTCCGCGGGGATACGTGCTGCTTGCTGCCCGGGACGAATCGCTGGAAAATTTCGGGCTAAGGAAAACACTCTGGACAGAAAGCGTGGGCATTTTCGAGTACCACCGGGAGCGGTGAGTGTTCAGTATTCACCTGTCCTGCCCGGCACGGTGAGCCGGCTATGCAGCCGGCATTCTGTATCTGAGGATGGCGGCAACACCGCCCAGCGCGTCAAGCTGCTTTCCTGCATCCCAACCGGAGGTTAAAACTGTAACCTCGCCTGCCTTCTCTTCAGCAAGTTTCAAAAGCGGTTCCGCAGTCCCCTCCCTTATCATCCTGTCAGTCACTGCAATTCTTTTCACCGCGCCTGCTTCCAGCGCTCTCCTGACCTCCTCAATTCCGTATGTGACCGGGCCGTTCGATGATATGAGCTCCTTTATCTCCTCCATCGTTTTTGTTTCAGCAGACATCCTTGCTTCCTGAAGGAGTTTTGAATTCTGCGGCTTCGAAAGTGCCTCCCTTATGCCTGCCATTCCGCCCTGCCCTGTCTGTATCGTCTGCCCTTCCGAAAATATCGATGGTTCCTTCTCCCTTGCCTCGCGCAAAAAATCCTCCTTTATGAATCCAGGGCCGACGATCAGCACCGGAAGCCTCGGCATGGCTTTCACCTGCGATATGATTTCGGCATAGAAATCATCCTTTTCCTTTTTTGCTGACTCCTCCTTCGATTTTCGTCCCTGAATTGTTGCAATTTCCTCAACTCCAAAACTCTTTACGAGCGCTACCACAGCTTCCCCATGCTCTATCGCAACGCATATGAAACGCGAACTTCCCCTGTTCTCCACAGCCTCTCTCAGGCGTTCGAGATCATGCTTTTTCCAGGTATCCTTTTCGATTATCACATCGCTGCCTTCACCGATGTTGAATGTGTGATATGAGCCGGTCCCGAACTCCGCCTCGACTATCTTTCCCGTGATTCGTAGGATGTTCTGAAAATCCATGAATTCCGTCCTTTCCACCACGATTGTCAGAAACACCCTTATCCTGGTTTCCTTCTGCGCCCTGACAGCATCATCCCTCGCCTCTTCCCTCCTGAAGGTCTTCCCCTTTACCCTGTCCCCGGGTCTGACAATGTTGTAGAGATGCCACAGATCATCGCCGTTCGTGACAAGAACCTTGATTTCCCCTGTCTGCGGATTCTGGTTCAGGATTCGCATCTTAATACCTGCCGATTCAAATGTGTTTTCCCTTCCTGCCCAGATATTCGCGGAATATCTTCAGCTGCGTTTTGAAAGAGCCTGGCACGGATTGGCCATGCCCCCGGGCGGTGCATCGTCCTGCCGACAGCGCCTGAAGAATATCGGCAACCGGCAGTACGCCGCCATCGATCTCAGTATATGCTCTGCCCACCTCGTCCGGCGTATGGGCATCGCTGCCTCCCGTCCCGCCCATTCCATGTTCTTCAGCAAAGTTAGCAGCCGCCGCATTTATTGATTTGTGGTTTCTGCCGTTTACTGTTTCTATGCACGGGGGGTGAAGCCTCTCGAGAACGGATGTTCCGACGCCTGTCCCGAGCCTGAAGGGGTGGGAAGGTATTGTTACGCCGCCGAGTGCGGTCACCCTTTCGATAGCCACCGCAATGGGCGTCCCCCGGGGGATATCCTCTTTGATGCCCAGGCAGAGGAGATGCCCTTCCTGAGTCGAAAGTTCATAACCCGGAATAACGGCCATCCTTTGGTCCGCCAGTTTCATAGCGGAAATGGCGCCCTTTGCAGTATTGTGATCCGTGACGGCAATTGCGTCCATGCCTGAACGGATGGCAGCCGAAACAATGTGTCCCACATCCGAAGTGGAGTCGGGGCTGTACATTGAATGAATATGACAATCTATTTTCATTTTATTCTTGAACCCACGCCTATTTTATCGCCGTCAACGGTAATAAGCCTGCTTCCGCCACCGAGCGGGATGACTCTGCCGGACATTATCATCGCGGCAACCTCAATCGCGTCTTCGGAGCAGCCGGGCCCGATGGAAAATTCGTCGCCATGCTTGCAGGCTATCCTCAGATCCAGCGACCTGAACTCATCAATCGAGATTGTGCGCTCCGCGGCCGCGTCGTCTGAAACGCGGCCCAATGGAAGGTCTGCATACGGTTTGAGCAGTCTGACAGCATTTCCGTTCTCCGCTGCAAGCACCATTCCCTGCGATTCATAGCCACGCAGCCTGGCCGTTGCGAGATTTGCGAGTACAATGACCTTTCTGCCGATCAGTTCATTCTCGCTGTAATGTTCCCTGAGACCCGCTATGATCTGCCTCTTCTCTCCAATATCAACTTCGAGCAGATACAGTTTGTCTGCGGAAGGATGCTTCCTTACGGATGTTATCAAACCTATGCGAATGTCAAGCGGGACGGCAACCTTTGAGCTTCCGTCTTCCTGCTGCCCTTCATCCGCCAACTCCCTTATGTCTATCTTCCTGAATACGGGCGCTGGATCGTAAAGACTGAATGACACGGGTGTCGAATCAATTCTGTTCCATTTGATTTCCTCGGCGGGGGACAGGCCTAGGTATCCGAGTATCTTGCCGGACGAAAATGGAAGAAAGGGGTATGATATTATTGCTATCCGCCTGACAAGTTCAAGGTTGCTGAAAAGATCAGATTCGCATTTAGCCCTGTCGGCCTTCACGGAGAACCATGGAGCGCAATGATCAAAAAACTGATTCCCCTTCTGGGCGAGATCCATGATTGATTTGAGAGCCTTCTTGAAATCGCAGCTGCCTATAAGCGATGAAACATCAGATGCTGTTTTCTCAGCTTCTTCCATCAGGGTTGCATCCGGGGTCGAGACGCCGGTCCTGTTCACACGCCGGAAATTTTTATACGAAAAGGACAGGACACGGTGATAGTAGTTGCCGAGAGTGGCAACGAGCTCGTTGTTTACCTTCGCAACAAGATCATCCAAACTGAATGCACTGTCCCTTGTCTCCGGCATAACAGTTGTCAGATAATACCGGAGATGTTCAGGAGACAATTTCCTTGCCAGCTCCCTTATTTCCGGGGCTCCGCCCCTGCTTTTTGAAAACTTGAGCCCGGAATCCCCCGGGGTGAGATATTCGTTTGCCACCACAAACGATGGCAGGACCAGGTTGCCCTTTGCAAGCAGCATTGCAGGCCATATGATCGTGTGGAAAGGTATGTTGTCCTTGCCCATGAAATAGTAGTGGACAGTGTCCGGATCCTCCCAGAAGAGCCTCCAGTCCATCTTCCCTCCTGAGAGCCTGGACAGTTCTATCGAAGCAGAAAGGTAACCGATTACCGCTTCCATCCATACATAAATGACTTTTCCCTCAAATCCCGGAAGGGGCACGGGTATTCCCCAGTCCAGATCTCTCGTTGCAGATCTGTCCTCCAGTCCCGAATTAATCCAGTTAAGAGAGAAGTCCAGGACATTCTGCCTCCATCCCTTCTTGCCTGAAAGGTAAGAACGGAGCTGGTCGGAGAATTTAGAAAGCGCGAAAAAAAGCTGTGCTGACTCCCTCATTATGGTCGGATTCATGCAGATGGTGCATCGCGGTGAAATGAGGTCGCCTGGTTCGAATATTGTCTTGCATACTTCACACTGATTCCCCTTCGCCTCCAGGTTGCCGCACTTCGGGCAGGTGCCGACAACAAATGTGTCCGCCAGGAATCGCCTGTCGGTTGAGCAGTAGTACTGCTCGGTTGTTCTTGGATAGAGATAGCCTTTGTTGTAGAGATCGAGGAAGAACGACTGTGCTACTTCAAAATGGTTTTCTGAGTGTGTCTTCGTGAAAATGTCGAACTGAATTCCAAGCCACTCTATGGAATCCTTGTTTACTCTGTGATACTTCTCAGCGAGTGAGTCGGGCTTCACGCCCTCCTTGTCCGCACTGATGGAAACGGCTGTACCATGCTGATCGCTTCCCGATACCATGATAACATCATGCCCGTTCATCCTCTGGAATCTTGAGAAAATGTCAGGGCCCAGCAGAGAGCCTGCCACATGACCCACATGCAGAGCACCATTTGCGTATGGCCATGCAACGTTGACCTGTATTCTCACTGTGACCGACCACCATGCCTGAATCCTGCCAATCGTGCAATATTCGCCTTCAGACGGCAGACTTAAAAGGGTTAGATCGAACCACTTATTAACTCTATCCAAGACACCGGCAGGTGCAACCGGTAAAACTGTGGTGCGGCAGGAGACGGGGAATAAGGTGCAATTGAATTAAATGTGTGCTAACATTCATATACATCTACTAACATAATTAGGTATATACTAATAAAGGAGAGGCATAATGGCAAAGAGAGAAATCAGAGGCAATGTGACCAAAAAGGAGAGAGACTGCCTGATCAAGGTAATGGAAATTTCGGATAATTCGTTTCCGGTTAGACTGTGCGAGATCGCGAAGGCGATGAACATCAAGCCTCCGTCTGCTCTTGAAATAGTCAACAGGCTTTCCGTGAAAGGAATGGTCAAGACGAAGGCAGGTATGATATTTCTGACTAAAAATGGCCTGGATGAATATGAACGAATCAAACTCAGTCACAGGGCGCTTGAAACGCTTTTGGTTCAGGGCGGAATATCAGCCGACAAAGCCTGCAGGGATATAGAGTTCTTTGATTACTTCCTTGACAGGAAAACAACGCTCGCAATTCTGAAGACCATCGGAAATCCGCCTTCCTGCCCGCATGGCTATCCGATTAAGTCAGGAGTGCAGTGAGGCTTTTTGACATGGTCGTGATAAATTTATGGAACCCGAGCAATGTAGATCTGGCATCGGCTCTCATCATTTCATTCTTGCTCGGCCTAGTTCATGGAATTACGCCTGACGAACATACCTGGCCGATCACATTCTCGTATTCCGTTAACCAGCGCGGGTCGAAGGAGGGGGCAAGGGCCGGCATGATATTTGCATCCGGCTTCACCATTCAGAGGGCAGTAATGTCGGAGGTGGCCTACTTTGCGCTTGCGGGAATTTTCCTTACAGCGGTGTCTTTCGGCATTACATATATTTTTGTCGGAATCGCAATGGCTGCGGCAGGCGTCTATTTTGCCCGCAGGAAGGGGTATTTCCATGTACACATAATAGAAAGGAAACTGGAATCGCTGCTGAGGATACATGAAAGCGGAAGCGCAGACCAGAAAGGTGAGATGGAGCACACCTCGAATCCGCTCAGCAGCAGGGACGGCATACTCAACAGCGAGCCGATACCTGCCAAGCTGGCATTTATCCATGGGCTGATTGCCGGTTTCGGTTTCGGCGCCTTTGCTCTTATTCTTTACCTCGTCATAGCACCTTCCATGCCAAGCCCATGGTTCGGATTTTTGCCCGGACTTCTGTTTGGCCTTGGAACAATGGCGATGCAGCTGATGTTCGGCGCATTTTTTGTCTCACTCACAAGAAGGGTGGGCAGACTGACAGAGATTGGAATTTCGTTTGTAACCAGCAGAATATCTATGAACGTATTGCTGTACGGAGGCATAGCATTCATACTTTCCGGTTTCGCAATACTCTTCTATCCCTCGCTCATGGACATCGGATTCACCACGGGTATAAAGGTCCACAACCTGCACAATCTTGGCATCGGCTTCTTCCTCGTCCTCTTCAGCGTCGGAATAATAGGCATAATCTCATTCATTCTATCTGTCAGAAAGGCAAGAGAACTCGGTTTGGTTGTAAAGCGCGAGGGGATCGCGGAGACAACTTAATGTGCAGGTGCATGTTAGCCGTTTCCGGTAACCAATGAGAGTGGCGGTACTCCTTGAGGATCGATGCCAGTCGAAAAGATGCAACCAGGAATGCATCTACTTCTGCCCGGTTGTCAGGGCAGGCACGAACTGCATCGAGATGGGGGAGAATGCGAAACCTGTCATTTACGAAGATCTCTGCATAGGCTGCGGCATATGCGTAAACAAGTGCCCGTTCGATGCGCTGAGAATAGAGGGTCTCCCGGACGAACTTGGCAACCGCCTTGTTCACCAGTACGGAATGAATTCATTCAGGCTGTACGGACTGCCGCTGCCACAGGCCGGAAAGGTCATAGGCATTCTTGGCTCAAACGGCATCGGAAAGACAACCTCACTTTCCATACTTTCCGGAACAATTGTGCCGAATCTCGGGAAATACGGATCCGAGGCAGCGAAATCAGAGGTGACAGACTTTTACAGAGGAACCGGGCTGAAGGAGTATTTCGAGCATCTGTACAGCGGCAGGCTGAGGGTTGCCACCAAGCCACAGTATGTCGACAGCATACCCAGAGCATTCAATGGAGTCGTCAGGGATCTGCTGAAGAGGGTTGATGAAAGAGGAATGATGAGGGAGATGGTTTCCGAACTTCAGATTCAAAATGCGCTGGAAAGGAAACTGTCGGATCTTTCTGGCGGAGAGCTCCAGAAGGTGGCCGTTGCTGCTACGTTTCTGAAGGATGCGGAAGTGTACCTTTTCGATGAGCCCTCTTCCTATCTTGACGTAAGGGAAAGGCTGAGGCTTGCAGCACTGATCAGAAGGGAGAGCAAAGGCAGAAGGATCGTGGTAGTGGAACATGACCTTGCAATTTTCGATTTCATTTCGGACAATGTTTACATTTATTACGGAACATACGGTGCCTACGGTATCGTTTCGCATGAGCTCGGTGCGAGAAATGCCATCAACTCATACCTGGACGGAAAGATAAAGGAGGACAATATGAGGTTCAGGAATTATGCCCTCGATTTCCAGAAGAGGCAGCCGGAGAGAGGGAGCAGCCCTGTGGAAATACTTTCGTTCACAAATCTCTCCAGGCGATACGATTCCTTCAGCCTGGAGGTGGAAAGCGGCGATGTGAGGAAAGGAGAGGTTGTGGGAATTCTAGGACCGAACGGAACAGGCAAGACGACCTTCGTGAAGATGCTTGCCGGCGTTGAAAAGCCTGATGCAGGTTCAGTGGCAAGGAATGTTTCTGTCAGCTACAAGCCGCAGTACATAAGCGGGGACTCGGACGCCACTGTGGCTGAACTGATCCATTCGCAGGCTGAGGAGAGATCGGGGCAGCAGTTCTACGTTGCAGAGGTTATAGAGCCGATGGAGCTTCGCTATCTTATGGACAAAACGGTAAGCAGTCTTTCGGGCGGGGAATTGCAGCGTGTGGCAATATCGCTGACCTTGCTGCGGGAAGCCGAGCTCTACCTTATAGACGAACCGTCCGCATATCTCGATTCCGCCCAGAGGATGAATGCCTCCAAGGTGATCAGGAGGGTAATAGAGAACAGCAAGAAGTCAGCATTCGTTGTCGAACACGATGTTTACTTCATGGATCTCGTCGCCGACAGGCTGATGGTATTTGAGGGGGAGTCGGGGGAGCGTGGTGTTGGCCATTCCCCTACTGACATGAGAAACGGGATGAACACCTTCCTTAGAACGGTGGGAATTACGTTCAGGAGGGATGGAAACACGGGCAGACCGAGGATCAACAAACTGGATTCCAGGCTGGACAGGGAGCAGAAGAACTCGAACAATTATTACTATGAAGCATGATCGTCAGTGCCTGAACGAGGGCAGCCTGAACCTGCCGTCCTCGGAGTATGCTGCATAACCGCTTGCAAAGTAGATGAGAGGAGGTTTTTCATTCAAATTCTCTATTTCCAGTACGTTGCCGAGTACCAGCCTGTGATCTGACGCCTCAACGATCCGTTCAACTGCAATTTCGATTGCTCCGAGACAGCCGTCTACAAGAGGCTGGCCGAAACGCCCGCTGTGTGTCCTGACAGAAGAGAATTTGAGTTCCTGGCTGTTTCTCCTTGAAAATATCTCTGAAACGTGCTTCTGGTCATGTGCAAGAAATGAGATTCCTGCCCTCCCCACCTTCTCAACGAGTCTTGTTGTCTCGGCCTCGTTTTGAAGGGAGATAACGACGGATGGAGGCTTGAGCGAGAGAGACAGGAGCGCATTCGCGGTCATCCCCGCTCTGGATTCACCGTCGCTTGCGGCGATGACAGCAACACCGGTGGGAAAGCTTGAGATCATTCGCCGGAAGGCCCGTTCATCTGCTGGCATTCAAAATGTCAAATTCAATTTGACTTATAAACCTGCGCAGGAGGTGGTCGCCTGCCAATTCAGTCCCCGGATTTGAACCTGGCGCGCCGCACTGCCCTGAGCAGGTACAAGACAAGAAGGACGC
This region of Candidatus Sysuiplasma jiujiangense genomic DNA includes:
- the hutU gene encoding urocanate hydratase; amino-acid sequence: MAQRIIRAPRGSALNCRGWGQEAALRLLMNNLDPDVAKDPDNLIVYGGRGKAARNWESFDRIVESLKTMDNDETLLIQSGKPAGIFRTGPDLPRVLISNAMIVPRFATDEIFWDLESKGLTMYGQMTAGSWIYIGTQGVLQGTYETLHALGRKEFNSNSLKGKWILSSGLGEMGGAQALAITMNEGVGIIVEIDKSKIYRRLNDRYLDCWTDDLDEALRLKNLALTDGRPLSIGLLGNASEVYSDLMKRKIVPDIVTDQTAAHDLEQGYIPSGMSIGDADILRKENYEEYKRAVYTSIVVETDAMLWFKKNGAIVFDYGNNIRTRAMEGGLQNAFEIAGYVPAYIRDLFAVGSGPFRWVALSGDEKDIKAIDSAILSEFEDEHLATWIRLAGERIHFQGLPARICYMKYGDREKMGLLINSLVRDGTVSAPVAIGRDHHDTGSVASPFRETEKMMDGSDAIADWPILNALLNAISGATWVSVHHGGGTGIGNSIHAGLVVVADGTEEQGRRISRVLNADPGLGLIRHADAGYQNSKDIINRGVKFRYTGGQ
- a CDS encoding GNAT family N-acetyltransferase; its protein translation is MPAHTEVREAVPADTHSIRKMLEADDPEDYVPDVIEKWIENREVFVAVRSGSVAGMAHYERMPDGTIWLSGLRVAGSLRRTGVGRALSRKMTSIPGSEVFRLMISSTNKPSVQLSVQEGFKCRCTVSVWRQESEAAEPGLKEAAVQTAEMDYLKNFDGLLPTAWFAFVPDGTISSTLKKFGLRYVRDRHGNTFLMNTHEKSLTPLHADKDAFNSIPRGYVLLAARDESLENFGLRKTLWTESVGIFEYHRER
- a CDS encoding mRNA surveillance protein pelota codes for the protein MRILNQNPQTGEIKVLVTNGDDLWHLYNIVRPGDRVKGKTFRREEARDDAVRAQKETRIRVFLTIVVERTEFMDFQNILRITGKIVEAEFGTGSYHTFNIGEGSDVIIEKDTWKKHDLERLREAVENRGSSRFICVAIEHGEAVVALVKSFGVEEIATIQGRKSKEESAKKEKDDFYAEIISQVKAMPRLPVLIVGPGFIKEDFLREAREKEPSIFSEGQTIQTGQGGMAGIREALSKPQNSKLLQEARMSAETKTMEEIKELISSNGPVTYGIEEVRRALEAGAVKRIAVTDRMIREGTAEPLLKLAEEKAGEVTVLTSGWDAGKQLDALGGVAAILRYRMPAA
- a CDS encoding PHP domain-containing protein yields the protein MYSPDSTSDVGHIVSAAIRSGMDAIAVTDHNTAKGAISAMKLADQRMAVIPGYELSTQEGHLLCLGIKEDIPRGTPIAVAIERVTALGGVTIPSHPFRLGTGVGTSVLERLHPPCIETVNGRNHKSINAAAANFAEEHGMGGTGGSDAHTPDEVGRAYTEIDGGVLPVADILQALSAGRCTARGHGQSVPGSFKTQLKIFREYLGRKGKHI
- the metG gene encoding methionine--tRNA ligase; translation: MDRVNKWFDLTLLSLPSEGEYCTIGRIQAWWSVTVRIQVNVAWPYANGALHVGHVAGSLLGPDIFSRFQRMNGHDVIMVSGSDQHGTAVSISADKEGVKPDSLAEKYHRVNKDSIEWLGIQFDIFTKTHSENHFEVAQSFFLDLYNKGYLYPRTTEQYYCSTDRRFLADTFVVGTCPKCGNLEAKGNQCEVCKTIFEPGDLISPRCTICMNPTIMRESAQLFFALSKFSDQLRSYLSGKKGWRQNVLDFSLNWINSGLEDRSATRDLDWGIPVPLPGFEGKVIYVWMEAVIGYLSASIELSRLSGGKMDWRLFWEDPDTVHYYFMGKDNIPFHTIIWPAMLLAKGNLVLPSFVVANEYLTPGDSGLKFSKSRGGAPEIRELARKLSPEHLRYYLTTVMPETRDSAFSLDDLVAKVNNELVATLGNYYHRVLSFSYKNFRRVNRTGVSTPDATLMEEAEKTASDVSSLIGSCDFKKALKSIMDLAQKGNQFFDHCAPWFSVKADRAKCESDLFSNLELVRRIAIISYPFLPFSSGKILGYLGLSPAEEIKWNRIDSTPVSFSLYDPAPVFRKIDIRELADEGQQEDGSSKVAVPLDIRIGLITSVRKHPSADKLYLLEVDIGEKRQIIAGLREHYSENELIGRKVIVLANLATARLRGYESQGMVLAAENGNAVRLLKPYADLPLGRVSDDAAAERTISIDEFRSLDLRIACKHGDEFSIGPGCSEDAIEVAAMIMSGRVIPLGGGSRLITVDGDKIGVGSRIK
- a CDS encoding metal-dependent transcriptional regulator, with amino-acid sequence MAKREIRGNVTKKERDCLIKVMEISDNSFPVRLCEIAKAMNIKPPSALEIVNRLSVKGMVKTKAGMIFLTKNGLDEYERIKLSHRALETLLVQGGISADKACRDIEFFDYFLDRKTTLAILKTIGNPPSCPHGYPIKSGVQ
- a CDS encoding ribosome biogenesis/translation initiation ATPase RLI, with translation MRVAVLLEDRCQSKRCNQECIYFCPVVRAGTNCIEMGENAKPVIYEDLCIGCGICVNKCPFDALRIEGLPDELGNRLVHQYGMNSFRLYGLPLPQAGKVIGILGSNGIGKTTSLSILSGTIVPNLGKYGSEAAKSEVTDFYRGTGLKEYFEHLYSGRLRVATKPQYVDSIPRAFNGVVRDLLKRVDERGMMREMVSELQIQNALERKLSDLSGGELQKVAVAATFLKDAEVYLFDEPSSYLDVRERLRLAALIRRESKGRRIVVVEHDLAIFDFISDNVYIYYGTYGAYGIVSHELGARNAINSYLDGKIKEDNMRFRNYALDFQKRQPERGSSPVEILSFTNLSRRYDSFSLEVESGDVRKGEVVGILGPNGTGKTTFVKMLAGVEKPDAGSVARNVSVSYKPQYISGDSDATVAELIHSQAEERSGQQFYVAEVIEPMELRYLMDKTVSSLSGGELQRVAISLTLLREAELYLIDEPSAYLDSAQRMNASKVIRRVIENSKKSAFVVEHDVYFMDLVADRLMVFEGESGERGVGHSPTDMRNGMNTFLRTVGITFRRDGNTGRPRINKLDSRLDREQKNSNNYYYEA
- a CDS encoding flavin reductase family protein, coding for MISSFPTGVAVIAASDGESRAGMTANALLSLSLKPPSVVISLQNEAETTRLVEKVGRAGISFLAHDQKHVSEIFSRRNSQELKFSSVRTHSGRFGQPLVDGCLGAIEIAVERIVEASDHRLVLGNVLEIENLNEKPPLIYFASGYAAYSEDGRFRLPSFRH